Proteins from a single region of Platichthys flesus chromosome 16, fPlaFle2.1, whole genome shotgun sequence:
- the LOC133971003 gene encoding cilia- and flagella-associated protein 45-like translates to MANSNIKGAYYLSSDEYRMFISTAEVLTEEKEEASTEVYQKGQEKRDAEKITLQLEWDKFLKMEQEREIAQLNMRKKEKAKAAKKKKCPLEHAKDLRMEDESEIQEFNRQIVSAMYFPIQKAQLREIEQIKAKLLKEKKDMDSMLYAEHQKNCKRLEEKDEKYRQNAIKAAQEIQNQIQQNLEVKKLKDNMKKLEAQQVKETLVKMTQEDFTELQTKRENAQRFFQESMQSNNETIQAREQKRMGDKLAEKNKLQSMQKELERDAKYEEEQTRIRKEKDFELTKMWGQQKKNIDNLAEKQILRAQNIQNATAIEWRRKEKELSEKRAKEEAMLREARSEQIRCNEHCCTHEIGRQKEEFDICLEKLLEGIKEEKQKERKQHEEMQLCLECLKEQITERELLAEAKHRLEIEDINRMMEEREQRSMCITEYKERKLREIRAARLPDQYIFGLASKAGVSVEKCLECHEGTNKDMPTFFPHIVKAADKHLQAALNSTG, encoded by the coding sequence ATGGCCAATAGTAATATAAAAGGAGCCTACTATCTTTCATCTGATGAGTATAGGATGTTCATCTCAACTGCCGAGGTTCTTactgaggagaaggaggaggcctCAACTGAGGTTTATCAGAAGGGGCAAGAGAAACGTGATGCAGAAAAAATAACCCTCCAATTGGAGTGGGACAAGTTCTTGAAGatggagcaagagagagaaattgCACAACTCAAcatgaggaagaaagaaaaagcaaaagctgcaaagaaaaagaagtgcCCATTGGAGCATGCCAAGGACTTGAGAATGGAAGACGAGTCAGAAATTCAAGAGTTCAACAGGCAGATTGTGAGTGCTATGTATTTCCCCATTCAAAAAGCCCAGCTGAGGGAAATTGAACAGATAAAGGCAAAGTTgttaaaggagaaaaaggaTATGGACTCCATGCTTTATGCTGAGCACCAAAAGAACTGTAAGAGATTggaagagaaagatgaaaagTACAGACAGAATGCTATCAAAGCAGCACAAGAAATTCAAAACCAAATCCAGCAAAATCTTGAGGTGAAGAAACTGAAAGACAACATGAAAAAGCTGGAGGCACAACAGGTGAAAGAAACTCTGGTGAAAATGACACAGGAAGACTTTACGGAACTACAGACGAAGAGGGAGAATGCACAGCGTTTTTTTCAGGAAAGCATGCAATCTAATAATGAAACCATACAGGCCCGGGAGCAGAAAAGAATGGGGGACAAGCTGGCTGAAAAGAATAAGCTGCAGAGTATGCAAAAAGAACTAGAGAGGGATGCTAAGTATGAAGAAGAGCAGACACGAATAAGGAAGGAAAAAGATTTTGAGTTGACAAAGATGTGGGGCCAGCAAAAAAAGAATATAGATAATTTGGCAGAGAAGCAGATACTTCGTGCACAGAACATTCAAAACGCTACAGCGATAgaatggaggagaaaagagaaagagctgTCTGAAAAGAGAGCAAAGGAAGAAGCAATGCTCAGAGAGGCTCGCTCTGAACAGATTCGCTGCAATGAGCACTGCTGTACACATGAGATTGGCCGGCAGAAAGAGGAATTTGACATATGTCTTGAAAAGCTATTGGAAGGAATcaaagaagagaagcagaaggagaggaagcagcATGAGGAAATGCAGCTTTGCTTAGAATGCCTCAAAGAACAGATAACGGAGCGTGAGCTCTTGGCTGAAGCCAAGCACAGACTGGAAATAGAGGACATCAATCGGATGATGGAAGAAAGGGAGCAGAGATCTATGTGCATTACTGAGTACAAAGAGAGGAAGCTAAGGGAAATTAGGGCTGCACGCCTCCCTGATCAATACATTTTTGGTTTAGCAAGTAAAGCAGGAGTCTCAGTAGAGAAGTGTCTGGAATGTCATGAAGGTACCAACAAGGACATGCCAACCTTCTTTCCACACATTGTCAAAGCAGCCGACAAACACTTACAAGCTGCATTGAATTCAACTGGATGA